From the genome of Cryptococcus neoformans var. grubii H99 chromosome 11, complete sequence:
TCATACCTTTGAGCTGTTACTGGAGAATAAATCCTAGGAACATGACAACCGAGACAGAGAAACCTGTCATTCGTGTGGCCGTCATAGGCGCCGGGGCGTCGGGCCTAGTTCAAACACAACAGTTACTCGAAGCTTGGAGTAGGGAGGCGGTCAAGACAAAGTTGGAAGTGGTCGTGTTTGAAGCTCGAGAAGACGTTGGTGGAGTATGGTAAGTTGTCGCTTTTTGCTCGCTGTTCAGACCCTTTGGGGGGGACCCTCTGACAATTGAACTCACCCAGGTTATCGGAAGGTGGGCCCAAGCAGGCCGAGAGGACTAGCTTACCAGGAGAAAACGATAAGGTGGACGATGTATTCTCTTACCCGACAGCCTCCAGGATATCATCCCCGATGTACGAAGGTTTGCGAACCAATATCCCAGCTGTAGGTACTGCCATGCTGCAACCGTAGTCTGGTTTAATCCAGGTGGCTGACCTTGGATTAAATAGCCTATAATGGCTTTCAGAGGATTTGAGTTTCCAGAAAAGACATCCCTTTTCCCAGATCGAGGTGAGGTACAAGTATAACGATACAATGCATTATAGAGCTTACAAGATTATCATGAGTAGCCGCTGTGCTGAAGTACCTCCAAAGCTATGCCAAAGCATACGACCTCCTTCCTTACATCCGTTTCAACACCTGTGTAGAGCGGGTCTACCTTACACCTACTAACTGCGGCTCTGACAATCGAAGGTGGACGGTCGAATTCGTATCTGGTAACTCTAAAACATCCGAAGGGTTTGACTATATAAGCGTGTCGAATGGACATTACAGCGATGGGTGGATACCCAACACACCCGGCCTCAGGTAGGTCAACTATTTCATTTATATGTTTTGCATCCCTGCTTTTTCACTTACCTGTTCCTTACCATCTTTATCGCCTTTGGAACAGCTCATTCCCGGGCCAAATCATCCATTCTAGATTCTACCGCAGAGCCTGCGACCATGCCGGCCAGACTGTCCTCGTTGTCGGATCCTTTGCATCAGGTGGCGATATCTCCCGCCTTCTCGCTTCCCACAATATTGACAAATATGATCCATCCGGCCAACCATTGAGCCGTTCGCTCACCCCTGACCAAAAACTAGATGATTCTTCCCCCTTGAAAGCCGCTACAGGGGAAAGCTTTATCAAAGTTTATGTCTCGTCCTCTGGCGCCACTTCGCATTCCGCAAGTCCTGACGGCCCCTGTGCTCCATATATCCACAACCttcctctcatctcccaccTGTCACCGCCTTCCCCCACCAATCCTAAAGGTATCATCCACTTTGAAGACGGGCAACAGCTCTCAGGGGTGGACACAATCATCTACGCCACGGGGTACAATTTTGCTTACCCTTTTTTCAAGCGTGCAGACAAACCTTGGGGTGAGATGGGTTTGGTTGATGGGGTGATTAGGAgtggagagaggaaaggaggtgaggaatgggaggagggcggggTAAAAGGTttgggaatgaagaagcttgaTGAACTGTTGCTGTTCTTGGAAGGAGATCGTAGTATCGCTTTTCCTGCCCTCGGTGAGTTTTGGTTTAGCGCATAAGATTCAATTCCCCATATTGGGGTTCTTATATCTTCCCAGATcacaaaacaaaaagggGCGCTAACGATTATACCGTTTTTTACAGCCTATCAAGTAGttcccttccctcttgCGCAAGTGCAGGCTCGCCtcacctccctcctctgGGCaaacctccttccttccttcccccagcATCCTAATCTACCTGAAAACCCTTCGAACCCTTATTCTAAACAATCAACTTCTGAACCATTCACCAATGACTCAAAGATACCAACTTTAAGCGCACCTCAACCCGACGTGACAGTCACTGCCTCAGCAACACCTCCTACTACCACTACCGTTACCAAGgttccctcttcctcttcacaaTCAACTGCCCCGTTAGATCCCTCAACTCGTAAAACCCTTACTGCAAGACAAAAGCTCCTATTTGGCACGCCGTATGAATGGACATACTCCGAGTATCTCATGTCGCTCATGTCGGAAGCagatgatggaaaagaggcGGAAGTGGAAGAGCACTGGAAGAAAATTGAGCcttggaggagggagatgagggaCAGGAAAGATTTGAGGAAAAAGACACTTGGATATTAGTGGCTTAAAAGTCTTGGTAGATATAGAAATAGGGGTGAAAACAACGTCAACCCTTACGCTGCCCATCGCCAAACGTCAAGAACTGACACAGACATAGATATAGGTAGATTATTACGAATGCTGATAACATATAGTTCTATAGAAAAAGTAGTACAAACCGAAACACAGTGCATCGTCCATCAATCTTCCCTATCAAGGAATGATGCCCCCTTGTCATTCTCAATCTTCCGAGTAAAATTTGTGTACCATTGCTGGAATACTGAAAGTGGAATTTGTGTATCGGGCCTGCATCGTGGATCAGGCATGTGTACTTCGTAAAGTGAATCACACTTACGTCAAAGCTCCCTCCCCCCCGAAAGAATGTAAAAAGTTAAACAACTACGTTTCGCAACATATGAGCCCCCTATTCCATCACTAGGATGTAACAACATCCAAAATTGGGCTTACGTTTCTGACAACCTTTTCAGCTACCTTGCCCACATCCACATTCTTCACCAactctttcccctttccatctccgccTGCCATGCCTACTCCTGAACCAGAAGCACTCTGATTTAATCCAGCAGCAATAGCCTCCAATTGCTGTAACGGTGCAATCTCAATACCCAGTTGCGCTGGAGGGGACGGTTGTCCGATGGGAGCGTTGGGAGGCAAGTGCGAGCGAACACGGAAGATGGCTGAAGGCTTCGTATTTGTCAAACTGAATCATGTGTTAGCATTCTATGATTAAATGACAAAGGGGAGGGAGGTAATGGCCTGGAGGAGACACTTACACTCCAAGGGGAATGTACTCTTTACTAGGCCAAGCAAAGTGCACAGATGCACCGAAACCTTCGGGAAATGGcactgaagaagacatAAGTACCTCTGCACCATAATCGGGTACTTATACTCTGCACCCACCAGTTCCAAGTAAGAAAACAGTCAGATGGTTGATCTCATAGGGCTGTTCAAGAGGAAAGACGAAATGTGTTTCGTCACTGCCGAGGATAGTCAGGACATCAGTCACTGAGCTTAGAAGCACTATCTTATATCCTGCTATGGACTTACATCTGTTGTAAGTTGGTTTGACTATGTGTTGCGAATGAGCATTGCGACTGAACAAGGGGCGGTATAAGATGGAAGAACTTACACCAAACGTCCCGCAACGATAGCTCCAAACATGATATCTTTCCTGTCTTCCGGGATGGTAAATATATTTGTATACCTAGTCTAGATGAGGGCGTATATGAATGGTCTAATATATGCTTCCGTCTTCCGAGAATGCAGTCACGAAGTTGAGTATTTATACGGGAAGGCAATACCTATGTTGATAAATCATGATCTCTCAAAGAActtgaagacgagagaaTGCTCCAGAAAACGATGACATCAACAAGAACGATTGAAAGTGAGGCGCGCATCTCCGACGGCAGAGTGACTTTTCGAACAAGCGCCTCTTCGTCACCACTTCCTCGTCGAGCCTAGTGGAAGGACAACGACCAAAAGAAAATATATCTGGAAAGGTAAAGTTTGCAGTATGACGGATCATGTTGAATGATAACAGAATTTTTGCAACTTAGCAGTTTGTATTCGTATTTGTGAACTGTGGGTGGGGTACACAAACCCTATATCACGGCACATTGACTCATGTTGTTATCGCAGCTCCTTATGTCAGCTCGTTGAAACTAAGTTGAAATAGAAGGAAGCAGCAACGGTCAGCATAGTCGAAGAACTCTCAGGACTTCCGAAAACACCATCAATTTATCTCAAGTTTTCCTCAAACGTTGCAGCTTGGCGAAAACTGCTACAACCGGTGTCAGAGTAACAAAAAGGACGATGAAAATGGTCCTGAAATTTCAATGAGGATTGGTCTCAAGTTTCAGATAGGCGCTGGTCAGTTCAAAGTCTCGACAGTGGACGAGATGAGACGAGAAATAGCGTCGATAGCATGACTCCCCCTGCAATCCAACGCTCAACCATGCAAAACATGGTAGTCAAAATATCCCCATACCTCTCCTAAAACAAACCAAAATACCAGTTAGTAGAAGGAGCGGATGAGATTGCCGAAAGCCAGCCGATTTCAAGCAGTCTTacaccttcttccgaccCCATTCCGCACTCAAACCAACCCGTTCAAAAAGTGTGTCTGTGAAGCCATGCATCCCCTATCCTACATGCCCCTTACGAGTATGCCCAAAAGTTTACTCGTCGGGAACGACAATCTCGCCCTCCTGGATAGCAACAATGATGTCGTGGGGGCTCTTGCCGTCAACAGTGCAACCAACAGAGTGAGCAGTACCGAGGATTTCACGGACACCACCAGAGAGGTTCTTGGCGAAAGACTTGTGGGCCATCTTACGGGCAATCTAAAGAAAGCGTTTGATTAGTAAAGAACCCAGGGTTTATGAACCCGATGGCAAAGATATAGCTCACGTCGTAGATCTGGTCAAGGGGGATGTTACCGGAGTGCTTGatgttcttctccttcttcctgtccCTAGGGGGCTCCTTGAGGGCCTTAATGAcaagggaagaggcggagggaACAACGGAAACGGCGGCTTGCCTGCAGTTGATGCATCAGAAATTGAAATTTTGGAGCCCAGAAAGTCGATAAACTGACCTGTTCTGGATCGTGAGCTGGACAGTCACTCGGAGACCCTTCCAGTCACCAGTGGCCTTGGCAATGTCTTCTCCGACCTTCTTGGGGGACTATTGGAAACAAGTCAGCCGAAGGCCCACAAAAATCTTATGACGGCGGCGTGTCTGTGCTCTATTCTCTCCATAACTCTCAtactctcctcatcctgcCCTTCACAATATTCGTCTCTCACTGACACGTCCCAAATTTTCCCATTACACCCTCCAGCCGACACTGATCGCGTCCCAATCTTTCGCTCTCTCCAGATTCTGCTATGCACAAACACGCCAACTCCAATGGCAATCACTCACGAGACCAAGGGGACCGATCTTGGGGGCCAAAGCGGAAGAGGCACCGACCTCACCACCGGTCGCTCGGAGGTAGATGATCTATTGAGTGTCGAATTTGGGCAGACCAAAAGAATGATTTGATTACCATGAGGTTGcaaaggggaggaagatggaggcgTAATAAAAGAGGGTAAATTGAAGGATACAGATAGTCGTTACAGTCGTGGGCGAAGGTAAATTTGTACAGTTGAAGGGGCAGCAATTGTCATAGATCAGCCTCTCGTCCACGTCCCCTGGTGTTTCCTCAACCAACGCACCTTAACCTCACTGGGGTCGAACTTGGGGGGCATTGTCGGATGTAGGGTGGTGAGGGGTAGGTAGTTTTAAGGAGAGTttttgaagagcaagaaaagACGTTATACACTCGAGAATGTCAAAGTCGACCACCGCGGCCTCTGGCAGCAGAGACGCTGAGAGCGAGAGCTCGACAGGACATTATATTGCCGAAATGCCGGCAACTAAAAAGCAGTGGCCAGAGTTGGGTGAGCGGAAGCAATTATTTTTCGGTGATAAGACAAGTCCGACAATTTCGAAGTCACAATGCAGTCGGCGAATCCGAGACGCGAGTGACCCTGCTCAGGGTCTTTGTAGTAATGAACGACGTCAGACGCGTCACTGATTCCGTTACGTATGCAAGAAGCAGCGTAGTGTGACAGCGGCCGGCAAGAGCTGGGCAGTTAGTTGCCGGATAATAATACCCCGAGTCTTTCGATGTTTGCTCACGAATCCACCGTGACTCGCCATGAGCCCAACATTTCCCGTTCTATGTCCAATTAGCTGCTTTATTATGCCCACCGGTAGTAAGAGATTCTGCGGTTATTATACCAAGTAATCATGACACGGAAATTATGCAGTTAACCTGAACACTAGTCAAACCAGATTGGATGCCGACTCCCTCGTCGTACGATCACGAGACCTGTTTATGAGAAGGTGAGTACCTTCGTCATGCTATGTTCAAAGAACACCTTTGATCATCTCAACGTTCGCCGCTGTCAGCGTCCGATCTCCACTCAACGACATCTCTCTACGCTGCCCTACGTTATTTCAACGAGTAGACAGGCCCCGACctggaagacgaggaagccTCATTGAGTCCCCCCTGGCACCCCGCTCATTGCATTTATTTACCCGCCGCATCGCGGTGAGCGAGCATCTATCCCGTCTGTGGACAAGCAAGAACAATGTCTATTAGTGGGAAGCAGACTTTCTTTCCCCCACCAGCGTACTCCCCTCGTCGGGCTTCTGCAGCTTTGGTCGCCACCAATCCATACACCAACGCCAAATACCATTCTCCCGATGCCGAATACGAACTTTACGCGCCAGTAGACGAGTACAGCCTTCCGCCTTCTTTCGCAGAACTTCCCAGACTCGACAAGCTTGCCCCTGTACACGACACCATTCTTCAACACTTTTCCGACATTGAGCCACTCAAAGCGCTCACCCTGTGCTCCGAGGTCTATGATCTCGTTATACCCCACCTGTACCATCATGTTAAGACTAGCAAAGGTCTACTGAAGGGTCTTGACTTCCGGTCCAAGGcgtggaagagaaaggagaaagcaTTGAGCTGCGTGAAGGTTCTGGAGATTGACAATATGGAAGAGATGTGGCGAATTGCAATGCTGGGTTACAAAGAGTACTCAGGCCTCCCTAGATCGTATGCCAACGTCTTCCCCAACGTGCGACAGGTCGTCATAGCCCAGGAGGTTTTAATTGGGATCTatgtgatgaagaaagaaggagagccACAGAGGACCTGGAGCGTAGAGGAATTGAGAACAGCGTTGAGGTTACAGCTTCCACCGATCGTCGACGAGGTCACAGGCCCACTACCTCGAGGAATAGGGGGTGAATCTGCCCCAAAAACCATGATTTTCCCTGTGCAAGGGCCTGATCCCTCTCGAGTAAGTCGCCATGCTTCACATCCTTCCATCATTTGTCTTCAAAATGACAGTACTTTCCTTTTCACAGTTCACCTCACCACCGTCTACACCGATAAGCACCCGCATCCTATCCTACTTCCATTATCACCCTCTGCAAGGACAACAGtctcaacaacagcaatcGGGTCAACAGCCGGCTCAGGGTCAAGTGACCGACAGAAGACGACTTCAATCTGACATATCATCATGTGAATCTGTAAGCACGCTTTCCGTCGTATTCTCTTCACCATCGGCATATAGACAGCGCTGATCATTATTTGATCCTATTTCAGGCGCCTGCGTCGGTGTGCTCATTTGGGCTGCCATTCATGCGGTCAATCTCGCGGAGGCGAAGCAGTCATACCGCGGGTTAATGAATGAAGACAGCAAATAAAGCGTTGTGGTCGTCGGACTTACGATCTTTGGCCGCATACAACTGTATACGCAGATTTATCTATAACTGCTATCTGTAAGGATAATAAAAgcaggaggaaagaggacgTAATATGAAATTAATGAAGGGGCCTATGTCGAAAGATGACGAGAGTCCTGTTGATGAGTTGTAAGTTCACGTCTATCGTT
Proteins encoded in this window:
- a CDS encoding monooxygenase: MTTETEKPVIRVAVIGAGASGLVQTQQLLEAWSREAVKTKLEVVVFEAREDVGGVWLSEGGPKQAERTSLPGENDKVDDVFSYPTASRISSPMYEGLRTNIPAPIMAFRGFEFPEKTSLFPDRAAVLKYLQSYAKAYDLLPYIRFNTCVERVYLTPTNCGSDNRRWTVEFVSGNSKTSEGFDYISVSNGHYSDGWIPNTPGLSSFPGQIIHSRFYRRACDHAGQTVLVVGSFASGGDISRLLASHNIDKYDPSGQPLSRSLTPDQKLDDSSPLKAATGESFIKVYVSSSGATSHSASPDGPCAPYIHNLPLISHLSPPSPTNPKGIIHFEDGQQLSGVDTIIYATGYNFAYPFFKRADKPWGEMGLVDGVIRSGERKGGEEWEEGGVKGLGMKKLDELLLFLEGDRSIAFPALAYQVVPFPLAQVQARLTSLLWANLLPSFPQHPNLPENPSNPYSKQSTSEPFTNDSKIPTLSAPQPDVTVTASATPPTTTTVTKVPSSSSQSTAPLDPSTRKTLTARQKLLFGTPYEWTYSEYLMSLMSEADDGKEAEVEEHWKKIEPWRREMRDRKDLRKKTLGY
- a CDS encoding large subunit ribosomal protein L12, whose translation is MPPKFDPSEVKIIYLRATGGEVGASSALAPKIGPLGLSPKKVGEDIAKATGDWKGLRVTVQLTIQNRQAAVSVVPSASSLVIKALKEPPRDRKKEKNIKHSGNIPLDQIYDIARKMAHKSFAKNLSGGVREILGTAHSVGCTVDGKSPHDIIVAIQEGEIVVPDE